One Methanococcus aeolicus Nankai-3 DNA segment encodes these proteins:
- the hmdC gene encoding 5,10-methenyltetrahydromethanopterin hydrogenase cofactor biosynthesis protein HmdC, which yields MHDIIKSAVNDLDACLELRGLITNKLTNNKLTEGDIISVVDAVGELPIEDIQKIGSNLRKFPLGCDLVEIGIGPCSSSLTMPQLVENSMLSDYMGFPIHICAYALGDIAERESITPLEVFKTISESVEVPIDLDHFGKYGAMRFPKEITHCGGDCYRMGAPSEGCPRGRIHKRLIDKEKEYSYEFNDWIKLSSTVCINVVEEQGGEEHGAPLEEMKIVANEAHKHGKGLEGIFHIGDGYDDLITGLKSCVDLGVDAFVVEGAPFNRAKDRLKTFAKAIAVSRILVKGGVVATNGAYEDECRIGLRSGLNMILSGFSGNHHGYMCGYSPDTAKRGNFGAPRVLRIIKEEIEYNKLDTCLLTKPVLRALTKSAKFLNYGGNSLIYPNKIGDFFTGDAHWVAVNNSNLANNLHTKTIDDIEKVDKIGALGGRYVAWGLIDALKPEEVYISDANKWVEYATIKILNDAGINAYGTDGNDKKVIEQADKSFITSFIPEINLKIKNRYNKDVESLI from the coding sequence ATGCATGACATAATCAAAAGTGCCGTAAATGATTTAGATGCCTGTTTAGAATTAAGAGGACTAATTACCAATAAATTAACAAATAATAAATTAACCGAAGGGGATATAATTTCTGTTGTCGATGCTGTCGGGGAGCTCCCAATAGAAGACATACAAAAAATAGGTAGCAACCTTAGAAAATTCCCATTAGGTTGCGATTTAGTTGAAATAGGAATTGGACCTTGTTCCTCCTCTTTAACGATGCCCCAATTGGTGGAAAATTCTATGCTTTCAGATTATATGGGCTTTCCAATACATATTTGTGCCTATGCTTTGGGAGATATTGCAGAACGGGAAAGCATAACACCATTAGAAGTATTTAAAACCATATCTGAAAGCGTAGAAGTTCCTATTGATTTAGACCATTTTGGAAAATATGGAGCCATGAGATTTCCAAAGGAAATAACTCACTGTGGAGGAGATTGTTATAGAATGGGAGCTCCCTCCGAAGGTTGCCCAAGAGGTAGAATTCATAAAAGATTAATCGATAAAGAAAAAGAATATTCTTATGAATTTAATGACTGGATAAAATTATCCTCCACAGTTTGCATAAATGTTGTGGAAGAACAGGGGGGAGAAGAACATGGAGCTCCACTTGAAGAAATGAAAATTGTGGCAAATGAAGCACATAAACATGGTAAAGGTTTAGAGGGCATATTCCATATTGGAGATGGATATGATGATTTAATCACTGGTTTAAAGTCATGTGTGGATTTGGGGGTTGATGCTTTTGTAGTTGAGGGAGCTCCTTTTAACAGGGCAAAAGATAGATTAAAAACATTTGCAAAAGCAATTGCCGTATCCCGAATACTTGTAAAAGGGGGAGTGGTTGCCACAAATGGAGCTTATGAGGATGAATGTAGAATAGGGCTTAGAAGTGGTTTAAACATGATATTAAGCGGATTCTCTGGAAACCATCACGGCTATATGTGTGGATATTCGCCAGACACAGCAAAGAGAGGAAACTTCGGAGCTCCACGGGTTTTAAGAATTATTAAAGAAGAAATTGAATATAATAAATTGGATACCTGTTTATTAACTAAACCAGTATTAAGAGCATTAACAAAAAGTGCCAAATTTTTAAATTATGGTGGAAATAGTTTAATTTATCCAAATAAAATAGGAGATTTCTTTACTGGCGATGCTCATTGGGTGGCAGTAAATAACAGCAATTTAGCAAACAACCTACACACAAAAACCATTGATGACATTGAAAAAGTAGATAAGATAGGAGCTCTCGGGGGGCGATATGTAGCTTGGGGACTTATTGACGCCTTAAAACCAGAGGAAGTTTATATCTCCGATGCCAATAAATGGGTGGAATATGCCACAATTAAAATATTAAATGATGCAGGAATAAATGCCTATGGAACAGATGGAAACGATAAAAAAGTTATAGAACAGGCAGATAAATCATTTATTACCTCATTTATCCCAGAAATTAACTTAAAAATAAAAAATAGATATAATAAAGATGTTGAAAGTTTGATTTAA
- a CDS encoding biotin--[acetyl-CoA-carboxylase] ligase — translation MQINNKSNNKFKIIHLKTTISTNMDCIELGKEGKRNIVVVSDIQTKGKGRLNRLWYSNYGGLYFSMLLDIKDIKVEQINFMASLSIVDTLNNYSTKDFGTVGGQKPKVFGIVGRQKPKVFGIKFPNDIIVKNNHSTDYKKISGILGEINLNYGFVVVGIGININNTIDAEIKDIATSLKEIEGKEFNKQEILNVFINNFNKYKELTEKEILNKYKEYSATIGEKVKIITPNNEIIGIVQDIDFNGLYLKTDDNVIKNISVGDCIHLRKK, via the coding sequence ATGCAGATAAATAATAAATCCAACAATAAATTTAAAATAATACACTTAAAAACTACAATTTCCACAAATATGGACTGTATAGAATTGGGAAAAGAAGGAAAAAGAAATATTGTTGTAGTTTCAGATATTCAAACAAAAGGTAAGGGGCGACTTAATCGGTTATGGTATTCTAACTATGGGGGACTATATTTCTCCATGTTATTAGATATAAAAGATATTAAAGTGGAACAAATTAATTTTATGGCTTCTTTATCTATTGTGGATACATTAAATAATTATTCAACTAAGGATTTTGGAACCGTGGGAGGACAAAAACCGAAGGTTTTTGGAATCGTTGGAAGACAAAAACCGAAGGTTTTTGGAATAAAGTTTCCAAATGATATTATTGTAAAAAATAACCATTCAACAGATTATAAAAAAATATCAGGAATATTGGGGGAAATTAACTTAAATTATGGCTTTGTAGTTGTGGGGATAGGCATAAATATTAACAATACAATAGATGCCGAAATAAAGGATATTGCAACATCTTTAAAAGAAATAGAAGGTAAAGAATTTAATAAACAAGAAATACTAAATGTATTTATTAATAACTTCAATAAATATAAAGAATTAACTGAAAAGGAGATTTTAAATAAATATAAAGAATATTCTGCTACAATTGGGGAAAAAGTTAAAATAATTACTCCAAACAATGAAATAATCGGTATTGTGCAGGATATAGATTTTAATGGATTATATCTTAAAACAGATGATAATGTTATTAAAAATATTTCTGTTGGGGATTGTATTCATTTAAGAAAAAAATAA